The sequence atttaatgttatagaatcatcatcaaattttggaaaacgatAGGTTGccaaaggaaagagagagatggtatagaaaaaaatcaatacaaagtaataaagagtagataaagaaaaaaaaaaaacaaacaaacaaacgtcAATTAGTAATTGttgattagaaaaaaaagaggttgtaaggagaagtaaaaagtaaaatagagattaccatgtggagaacattaaaaactttatagtgTAGTAACATAAACcgttaaattcacttaaaaaattaaatcaacaattaaatacaatctgtggggcccaatagtttATGGATCAGGCCCGTTTACTCGTAGAGAGTCCAGAGGTCCAAGCTGAAGAGGGCTGTGGCCCAAGCCCAATAATGTAAAGCATAAGGATAGCCTTAAGGTACTGCCGAGGaccgctcagtcctcggcaaacccaaagtcccaccgaagagaggggcaaaaacggtataggactaagtttgaaagaaaatctaaaatatccggggaaaactgcccttactgccattcaatactctgcacctgacagagccgcattttttggcttttacaaccactcccaacgactttgagtatgggttgatgggacaagtatcagtcttggaaaatttgaccctacacgtggacgaaggacagcgaacacaggccagtataaaagggaaaatgagtGACCTAgggaagaggctgggaaaaatggccaaaaaccagaacctcccagcccacctccaggagaaggactccaggggtgaaggaaacttaaccttgtatgaacaccacgaaaaaccctcCGCCTGGCGATCAagacctaacctttcaaacccacgctctacaaatgatattgtttgggcctttttacgtgcgaacccgacactgttacgatccgccacgaatcgtgtccttacacaatcatagtactaaatttaaatttaaaactaatcaaactctaattaTGGAAACCAaataaatcataactaaaaaagagatgttctttgatagtagtagaaattacataagaaataaagttagaaaatttaaaaatacattttttgatttataatatgagatgggtttaagttacacattttttaaaccattggatttaagtagatccaacggtcAAAAAAAGACCCTCATTAATGCTAACATTCTTACATGTATCTCATTAATTATCCCTTATTTATTGCATTCAATACGTATCTCTAAACCCAACAAAAGAATAcatctgactctctctctctctctctctctctctctctctctctctctctctctctctctctctctctctctcgttcagTGTTCAAGCCTTTGTCTCCGTTTGCTACTCCTCCTCCACCATTGTTCCAAGTTGCtgccagaaaaaaaaaaaaacacacacacacacacacacacacatcgcATTAACGTGTTGTGAGTGCTCTCTCTCTACGTTTGGTGTTCAAGCCTTTGTCTCTCTGTTTGCTGCTCCTCCACCATTGTTCAAGGTTGccgccacaaaaaaaaaaaaaaaaaaaaaaaaaccgatcaCATGAACGCGTTGTGAGTGCTCTCTCTCTACGTTTGGTGTTCAAGCCTTTGTCTCTCCGTTTGCTGCTCCTCCACCATTGTTCCAGGTTgccgccaaaaaaaaaaaaccgatcgCATTAACGTGTTGTGAGTTCTCTGTTTCTATTGTGAGTGCTCTCTCTCTACGTTTGGTGTTCAAGCCTTTGTCTCTCCGTTTGCTGCTCCTCCACCATTATTCCAAGTTGCtgccacacacaaaaaaaaaataataaaataaaataaaaaaactgatcGCATTAACGTGTTGTGAGTGCTCTGTTTTTATTGTGAGTACAAATCGCATTAAGCTCCACCATTGTTCCACCTCCACCATTATGAGTACTCtgtttctatttttcctttcttttatgttatgagtgctctgtttttttttttccttttctggaACACAGTAAATGGTTCACAAAGAATCATGTGGCAATACAGATTTATTAAAACCATTGTATGTGTAGTAAATTTAGAGAAACTTACACTGTAGCTTACATCGTTGGTAGTTCCCTAGTTACATCCCCAAGTTGTGAGTGctctaaaaaaaactaacactGTGACTTACACTATTGAATAGTTGAAGAAATTGATAAACAAAAGACATCACTGAAGCTAGACATGAacatattaattctttttttcttttgcgaGAAAGAGACATGAACTTATATAGGTGGCTGATGATGATATAATAATGGACAAACAGCAATTTGCCAACCAATTAATGATTTTGATGATGCAACTGCTCTGGAgcaatttaataaaaaacattatctGGCAGAAATATCTAGTTTTCATGTTCCAAATCCATAATTAGACTAatggaatatatatttttttttatttaaaaaatttcatgttttcaaagtcaaaattgaatttgagtGTCAACTTGAGTGTTTGGTTATGATTATGTACATTTTTATATCTTTGTCATATTTACAATTTCAAGTCAATTTGAGTGTTTGATTATGATTATGTACATTTTTATATCTTTGtcattttaaacatttttatttaaaatgtttgcattttttatttttattttttgttcattatttGTATTGGTTCTTATAGTTACTAAATCACAAATGGAACATGAAGAGTTATATGATGCCCTAGACAATTCGAGACCATCAGAACAAGAGTTACCGCTTGAAGATTTTGGTGATTGTGAGTTGAAATCCAAGCCATATGTCGGAATGCAATTTGACTCCCTTGATGATGTTGAAACTTTTTACAAAGAATTTGCCAAAAAagaaggttttggaatccgtATCCGTACGAGTAAAAAAGCACCCAGAAGTGATGATGTAACAAGTCGTATTTATGTATGTTGTAGTAAAGGGCagtgcaaaacaaaaaatgcattaGACAATGGTTTGAGTAGAGATGATGAAAACAAGGCTCGTAGAAGTTGCTCAAGTCTTAGAACTAGATGTGAAGCAATGCTTAGGGTCATGAAGAATAAGAAGTTGCAGAAATGGGTTGTGAAGGGATTTGACAACAACCACAATCATGGTATTATTAGTCCAAAGAGTGTGTCATACCTCCGATGCCACAAAAAAATGTCTACCGCTGCTAAGAGTCTAGTTGAAAAATTTGGTGAAGAAGGTCTTCCAACAGGAAAAGTTGCCATGATGTTCAATGTAGGTGACCAAACATTTACAAGTAGAGATTGTTGGAATCACTTGAGAGATGTTAGGGGAAAAAATCTAGATGTTGGAGATGCCTCAGCTGTCCTTAATTATTGCCAAAAACAACAAGCTCAAAACTCCAATTTCTTTTATGCAATTCAATGTGATGATGTTGACCATatggttaatttttttggggtggaTGCGCGATCAAGAATGGCTTATCAATACTTTGGGGATGTAGTGACATTTGACACAACttacaaaacaaacaagtaTGATATGCCATTTGCTCCTTTTACGGGGTTAAACCATCATTGtcaatcaattttatttggttgtgtATTGTTGCAAGATGAGACAGAACAAACTTTTGTGTGGCTATTTGAAACTTGGCTTCAAGCAATGAAGGATTATATAATATTCAAGAGTCATGGGTACCGGTTTACAATAGAAATACTTTCTTTGCAGGAATGAACACCNNNNNNNNNNNNNNNNNNNNNNNNNNNNNNNNNNNNNNNNNNNNNNNNNNNNNNNNNNNNNNNNNNNNNNNNNNNNNNNNNNNNNNNNNNNNNNNNNNNNNNNNNNNNNNNNNNNNNNNNNNNNNNNNNNNNNNNNNNNNNNNNNNNNNNNNNNNNNNNNNNNNNNNNNNNNNNNNNNNNNNNNNNNNNNNNNNNNNNNNNNNNNNNNNNNNNNNNNNNNNNNNNNNNNNNNNNNNNNNNNNNNNNNNNNNNNNNNNNNNNNNNNNNNNNNNNNNNNNNNNNNNNNNNNNNNNNNNNNNNNNNNNNNNNNNNNNNNNNNNNNNNNNNNNNNNNNNNNNNNNNNNNNNNNNNNNNNNNNNNNNNNNNNNNNNNNNNNNNNNNNNNNNNNNNNNNNNNNNNNNNNNNNNNNNNNNNNNNNNNNNNNNNNNNNNNNNNNNNNNNNNNNNNNNNNNNNNNNNNNNNNNNNNNNNNNNNNNNNNNNNNNNNNNNNNNNNNNNNNNNNNNNNNNNNNNNNNNNNNNNNNNNNNNNNNNNNNNNNNNNNNNNNNNNNNNNNNNNNNNNNNNNNNNNNNNNNNNNNNNNNNNNNNNNNNNNNNNNNNNNNNNNNNNNNNNNNNNNNNNNNNNNNNNNNNNNNNNNNNNNNNNNNNNNNNNNNNNNNNNNNNNNNNNNNNNNNNNNNNNNNNNNNNNNNNNNNNNNNNNNNNNNNNNNNNNNNNNNNNNNNNNNNNNNNNNNNNNNNNNNNNNNNNNNNNNNNNNNNNNNNNNNNNNNNNNNNNNNNNNNNNNNNNNNNNNNNNNNNNNNNNNNNNNNNNNNNNNNNNNNNNNNNNNNNNNNNNNNNNNNNNNNNNNNNNNNNNNNNNNNNNNNNNNNNNNNNNNNNNNNNNNNNNNNNNNNNNNNNNNNNNNNNNNNNNNNNNNNNNNNNNNNNNNNNNNNNNNNNNNNNNNNNNNNNNNNNNNNNNNNNNNNNNNNNNNNNNNNNNNNNNNNNNNNNNNNNNNNNNNttgactaggggcttggcagaggagctaactcccctaaagctaaagctcctcgtaaagagcaaactaggcgcttggtaacgttaaccgtgtAGATAAATtcaaggggcttggctgagtaGCTAACTCCCCTAGAGCTAAGGGCAAGCCAAGGCCCCatgcaaagagaaaactaggttttggacagaaccaaggcattgcatagtccacggactcaagcctatgggaaaaccaactacctggatgtggaaaactaggttttggacagaaccaaggcattgcatggtcctcggactcaagcctatgggaaaaccaactacctggatgtggaaaactaggttttggacagaaccacgGAAAACTAAGgatttttggacagaaccaaggcattgcatagtcctcggactcaagcctgtgggaaaaccaactacctggatgtggaaaactaggttttggacagaaccaaggcattgcatagtcctcggactcaagcctgtaggaaaaccaactacctggatgtggaaaactaggttttggacagaaccaaggcattgcatagtcctcggactcaagcctgtgggaaaaccaactacctggatgtggaaaactaggttttggacagaaccaaggcattgcatagtcctcggactcaagcctatgggaaaaccaactacctggatgtggaaccaactatggcacgtaaacctcaaaatccatccgaggaggactcctagttcacaaatgggttaataccttgaatgCATAGATTCCACAATCTGCCCTCGGTACGACGcaattcattacccaaaaacacaatcaaagtccctcgctacttaactaccctttcagacgaattatttagagattatcgttctcggacattggtctagcatgcatcgcgtagtactcagcgcttatcccggttagttccaagaatttaatttattgaaagttatcattgttatacttgataatatttgtgagtttgaattagtaggaacctgtattaaagcattttttctgctcggaatatccttaagagcaagtttgcatttaatattcatgcataaagtagttgttacggagaagaaagatatgtatagagaaatggaCTCCTGTtctattaagacaaaggaacagtacagtgtacaatgaaaagctgaaacaagcttacactaaagctgactacataagtaaagggaaatacaagcgagtggagagaaagccgtggggacagctcagaggagaggttggctactgcgccaagttgttgtctaaggaaactattcctcgacacttctgcatgcccataactcaggcagccaaagaacctgacctcaggctaacaccatctatagaaaaggcgcagggagccggaagttgggaagcccccgcaagaatttgccggttacaaggtagacagtgctgatggtggaaattccttcttcggacataccaaaaatctggcatgaccagagcctgcttcggattttgactgaaagggggggagacaccctcccccctccgtagaagtgtaaatttctcttaagtttatgctttcttggcccgtgcatcactccttcgagtctcgggaggacacggcgcctccgcggtggagaaagttctttttccctaaccctcgcctcaaacatgatttcctaaaggaggaagctgaaggatttgtgcgtagggaaagtaactttctctcctattttatatcaaaagataaaatagtagcatttaattcacgcagcgtcccaaggaacgctacagacaaaatgtctctggctcgatttccaacgtcgtctgcaaccctgaagttagaggagtctcgagaaggcgcacctcgaatactgggacgcccaaAAAGTATCGCGTGGCCTGAGAATAcggaaataccccctaattttGGGCCCAGTCAACTCACGGCCTAGGCCCGATTTAGCACAAGGGCCCGgggacagaacctaggtcttgaatggtcctcggactcaagcctatgggaaaccaagtacaaaagatgaaaattacaagtgttggacagaacctaggtcttgcatggtcctcggactcaaacctatggggaaaccaaatacttgggtaagtaaaggtttgaatttcgtaagaggggctacttgataaaaacatcaagtcacttcgtctacggcttaaacaccatagaaggttaaggccaataagggggtaaggaaggtggtgggacgcctcagcatttagtcgtataagagggctattcatttggcaggggatatgtcctcggacggttatttctcacacggcatcaagccttcggttctctcctcggctagttccgggtaagtactattttttacgggtcggccttattgtgccaagcacttctattaaagctatgacgacatcattttattatcaaatattttggtcttagtcgtcattgatttagatgctatattattgtgccgagcagcgcttgcaaatttatgaaaacatagagacataacatgcgaaataaggtagaaaacaatttttattaatataaaaaatcattacaacatacagaaaggggctcaaacgagcctatacaaaatgtaaactgcctaagtaaccattacatctgtagtacagaaaagtaaactgtcaagcgtcttttaaactcgtcttcaaagtttctccaatctctgcctcattgctgctcatactaagagagggactcactttaaaaaagaaaatgaatgaagaagaaggaaatagtaaggaagaaatcaatgacgaagatgaaggggatgaataaagaaaatggaggacatgagtaaagaaggaggagaagaggagagagagatgaagagacaaagagaggaacaaaagatagaaaagaaacagcaccagggcggaactggtgctgggaagacaataagaagagggagggggagggcaccaaggagcaaaagagggagaagcagaagcacttagcccctgcctcagccctgactcctaacacgccggtgccatattaggtacgctcgtgaggagccggatggtaacgatcttgggtgttctcgactcagtcacgtcgaaagtttgacgtgacgagtccctgcttcggattttgactgaaagaaggatgaggttgattttgagtcttcgccatccttgtcccgatcgagccatgataagctttatcggaacgtggcgtttttgggaggggtggggcttttgcatcccttgttgttatggtaaagtattttacgattaagaGTATAAACCAGTgagtaaaccgaatcctaagggaggctaagtattccagagtcgcatggggatgaaaagggatttttggtaaaaacaataacctcctcctgtcctacttatacagagggcggagcggggggcatttaataggttcagatctccaaaggaatcagcaaacccaaacacgccggctccacttctccaccccatcaaaataaatcgtcgaattaaagtagtctcgtaaatagtgattattcaaagcgcgttttggataccccaagcgataagaacgcctcaagcgcgaaattaaaaactatctcgtagaccggtgaatctcttgggcacatgaggaaccgccagcatgtttaataggccgaatggattgggccacagggagaagtttggcgtcaccaaaacccccctgtccagcccagaggttggacagccgggttttgaggtgctaatgtagggcgtaaatgatttatgggccaagccgaggaggattatggccaaagttcaacaaaatagactttgggtaccgccgagggtagttcagtcctcggcagtcccaaagttccccctcgtaaagaagggtaaaaatggtataaaactgaaactcggaaaaaagatctaaaatatccggggaaagctgttgttattatcatttaatgttttgaacccgacagggccgcattctttggcttttacaaccacccccaatgactttgggggatagactgatgggacaagtatcagccttggaaagattgaccctacacgtggatgaaggataaatggatacaggcgagtataaaaggaaaactatgTAATCTTGGGAAGGGGatgggaaaaaatggccaagaaacgagagcctcccagcccacctccgtgagaagtactctaggggcgACGgtcatttaaccttgtatgaactccctgaaaaacccaccgcctatcgatcaaggcctagcctttcaaacccacgctctacaaatgatattgttagggccgttttacgtgcgaacccgacactgttacgatccgccacgaatcgtgtccctacattaataaaataaaattttaaaaaaaaattggtgtgACACtcggttgattttttttattttatagggcACTCAGTTGATTTGTTTGTTAATATACTTTATGTTACAAAATTATGCTCAGATAAATTTGTATCTTTTTGAATGACATTACAAAATATTCTCAAAGtattacaatacaaaaattccagtaataaaaaatacaaaaacaaatcagtCATAGCaatataacaattaaaaaaaaaaaatataaacaacataaatattaaaacataaaagtataaAGTTAATAatacaatatataaaataaaataaaaagcataaatTTAAAGTTAGAAGGTTTAAAAACACATATGTatgtcttataaaaaaaaacctctaaaaatattttttaattatttaaatataaacaagGCGGGTGTGTGGAAAAATTTTAACCCCTCTACCCGCCCCATTTGTTATGCGGGGCAGGTGAGACAGGTACATGCAAGTGCAAGTGCGGGTTTATTTTCTCCTCGGCAGCTAGCTTGTATGAGTTTGAGTTTCCTACGATATTCTGTACGCATGATGCTAGCTAGAAAGGTGCGAGCTAGAGAAGGAGTGGTGAGATTGAGAGCCACGGCCGCCACAAGGAGAAACACTAGGAATGGTTTGTAAGTAGTAGACATCTTTGTGCAATTGTGGGGAGTACGTAGAAGAGGAAAATAGCAAGGGTGTTTTATAGGAGAAAATATTTGGAGAAGGAGAATAAAATGGGATAACATTTTTATGTGACACTGTAAAGTAATAGTATAA is a genomic window of Quercus lobata isolate SW786 chromosome 2, ValleyOak3.0 Primary Assembly, whole genome shotgun sequence containing:
- the LOC115970743 gene encoding protein FAR1-RELATED SEQUENCE 5-like; amino-acid sequence: MEHEELYDALDNSRPSEQELPLEDFGDCELKSKPYVGMQFDSLDDVETFYKEFAKKEGFGIRIRTSKKAPRSDDVTSRIYVCCSKGQCKTKNALDNGLSRDDENKARRSCSSLRTRCEAMLRVMKNKKLQKWVVKGFDNNHNHGIISPKSVSYLRCHKKMSTAAKSLVEKFGEEGLPTGKVAMMFNVGDQTFTSRDCWNHLRDVRGKNLDVGDASAVLNYCQKQQAQNSNFFYAIQCDDVDHMVNFFGVDARSRMAYQYFGDVVTFDTTYKTNKYDMPFAPFTGLNHHCQSILFGCVLLQDETEQTFVWLFETWLQAMKDYIIFKSHGYRFTIEILSLQE